A window of the Coprobacter fastidiosus genome harbors these coding sequences:
- a CDS encoding heavy-metal-associated domain-containing protein: MKAKRFTAVLVMALLSVTVIVAKDLRIVVFKVPQMYCENCERKVKDNIRFEKGVKEISTDLKEKTASITYDADKTTVEKLKEGFKKFNYEAEFVKETKKEKKK; this comes from the coding sequence ATGAAAGCGAAAAGATTTACAGCCGTTTTAGTAATGGCATTATTGAGTGTGACGGTGATTGTGGCGAAAGATCTCCGGATAGTCGTGTTTAAAGTTCCTCAAATGTATTGCGAAAATTGTGAACGGAAAGTAAAAGACAATATCCGTTTTGAGAAAGGAGTAAAAGAGATCTCTACCGATTTAAAAGAAAAGACGGCTTCGATTACCTATGATGCTGATAAAACGACTGTTGAAAAATTGAAAGAAGGATTCAAAAAGTTCAATTATGAGGCAGAATTTGTAAAAGAAACCAAGAAAGAGAAAAAGAAATAA
- the alaS gene encoding alanine--tRNA ligase, which translates to MLTAKEIRESFKSFFNSKGHQIVPSAPMVIKDDPTLMFTNAGMNQFKDIILGNVPARYKRVADSQKCLRVSGKHNDLEEVGLDTYHHTMFEMLGNWSFGDYFKKEAIDWAWEYLVDILKIDPDRLYATVFEGYAPEGLERDNEAASYWEKHLPASHIINGNRKDNFWEMGDTGPCGPCSEIHIDLRSDAERAQIDGVTLVNESHPQVIEIWNLVFMQYNRKADGSLEPLPAKVIDTGMGFERLCMALQGKTSNYDTDVFQPIIGAIGQLCGKKYGEDRQADIAMRVIADHVRTIAFSITDGQLPSNAKAGYVIRRILRRAVRYGYTFLGQHQAFIYTLIPTLIDTMGDAYPELISQKILIEKVIKEEEESFLRTLATGMKLLDKVMADTKEAGMDCINGKDAFTLYDTYGFPLDLTELILKENGLSVDTKEFDAQMQQQKERARNAAAIETGDWVVVKEGEPRFIGYDFTECDAEILRYRKIKQKNKELYQIVLDQTPFYAESGGQVGDTGTLTGEGETIKIINTKKENNLSIHISEKLPKDITATLRAVINKEARLATACNHSATHLLHEALRTVLGTHVEQKGSLVTPDILRFDFSHFQKVTDEELRLVEQLANRKVRQAIPLNEHRNVPIAEAKQMGAMALFGEKYGVEVRVIQYGSSIELCGGTHVANTGNIGMIRIISESSIAAGVRRIEAVSAAKAEELVDFQQDTLKTIRQIFNNVPDITAAIRKAIDENADLKKRTEEFIKEKVALMKESLLKNMKERSGMKIILLKAATPAEVVKDIAFQIRGEVPEHLLFVAGTVDEKNKPLLTVMLSDDLVSAGLNASALVREGAKYIQGGGGGQPHFAQAGGRNPEGISVAIDKIIALAEK; encoded by the coding sequence ATGCTCACAGCTAAGGAAATTCGCGAATCGTTCAAGAGCTTTTTCAACTCCAAGGGACACCAGATCGTTCCTTCCGCTCCCATGGTAATAAAAGATGATCCCACATTGATGTTCACCAATGCAGGAATGAACCAGTTTAAAGATATTATTCTCGGAAATGTTCCGGCACGTTACAAACGGGTCGCCGACTCCCAAAAATGTCTTCGGGTCAGTGGAAAACACAATGATCTCGAAGAAGTAGGATTGGATACATATCACCACACTATGTTCGAAATGCTGGGGAACTGGTCGTTCGGAGATTATTTTAAAAAAGAAGCTATAGACTGGGCTTGGGAATACCTTGTGGATATTCTCAAAATAGATCCGGACAGATTATATGCCACCGTATTCGAAGGTTACGCCCCCGAAGGTCTGGAACGTGACAACGAAGCAGCATCGTATTGGGAAAAACATCTCCCCGCTTCTCATATCATAAACGGAAACCGTAAAGATAATTTTTGGGAAATGGGCGATACCGGCCCTTGCGGTCCTTGTTCCGAAATACACATCGATTTGCGAAGCGATGCAGAGCGGGCTCAAATAGACGGTGTAACGTTGGTAAATGAGAGTCATCCTCAAGTAATAGAGATATGGAATCTCGTATTCATGCAATACAACCGTAAAGCCGACGGATCTCTCGAACCTCTGCCGGCCAAAGTTATCGATACCGGAATGGGATTTGAACGCCTTTGCATGGCTCTACAAGGAAAAACATCGAACTATGACACCGATGTATTCCAGCCGATAATCGGAGCAATCGGGCAACTATGCGGCAAAAAATACGGAGAAGACCGGCAAGCCGATATTGCCATGCGGGTTATTGCCGACCATGTGCGCACCATAGCGTTTTCTATCACCGACGGACAATTACCGTCAAATGCTAAGGCAGGATATGTAATTCGTCGCATCCTTCGCCGTGCCGTACGTTACGGGTACACATTCCTCGGTCAACATCAAGCGTTTATATATACGCTCATACCGACTCTTATCGATACGATGGGAGATGCCTACCCTGAATTAATTTCTCAAAAGATATTGATCGAGAAAGTCATTAAAGAAGAAGAAGAATCTTTCTTACGCACTCTTGCTACCGGAATGAAATTGTTGGATAAAGTAATGGCAGACACCAAAGAAGCCGGAATGGATTGCATCAATGGAAAAGACGCATTTACTCTTTACGACACTTACGGATTCCCGCTCGACCTCACCGAATTGATTCTTAAAGAAAACGGATTATCGGTAGATACAAAAGAATTTGATGCTCAAATGCAACAGCAAAAAGAACGGGCACGAAACGCTGCTGCTATCGAAACCGGAGACTGGGTAGTCGTAAAAGAAGGTGAACCTCGTTTTATCGGATACGATTTTACCGAATGTGATGCAGAAATACTCCGTTATCGTAAAATCAAACAAAAAAATAAAGAATTATATCAAATCGTTCTCGATCAGACCCCGTTCTACGCAGAAAGCGGAGGACAGGTAGGTGATACCGGAACTTTAACCGGCGAAGGCGAAACGATAAAAATAATCAATACGAAAAAAGAAAATAACCTGAGTATTCACATCAGCGAAAAGCTCCCGAAAGACATCACCGCTACACTTCGGGCGGTTATCAATAAAGAAGCCAGACTTGCAACAGCTTGCAATCACTCGGCGACTCATCTGCTGCATGAAGCTCTTCGCACGGTACTCGGCACACATGTAGAACAAAAAGGATCATTGGTAACGCCCGATATACTGCGTTTCGATTTTTCTCATTTCCAAAAAGTAACTGATGAAGAATTGCGATTGGTAGAACAACTTGCTAATCGGAAAGTTCGTCAAGCTATCCCTTTGAACGAGCACCGCAATGTTCCTATTGCAGAAGCAAAACAAATGGGAGCAATGGCGCTATTCGGAGAAAAATACGGAGTTGAGGTTCGAGTTATCCAGTACGGTTCTTCTATCGAACTCTGTGGAGGTACTCACGTTGCAAATACAGGAAATATCGGTATGATCCGTATCATTTCCGAAAGTTCTATCGCTGCCGGCGTACGTCGTATTGAGGCTGTCTCCGCTGCAAAAGCTGAAGAGCTGGTCGATTTCCAACAAGACACATTAAAAACAATCCGACAAATTTTCAACAATGTTCCGGATATTACCGCTGCTATCAGAAAAGCGATAGATGAAAATGCTGATTTGAAAAAACGGACAGAAGAATTTATCAAAGAAAAAGTCGCTTTGATGAAAGAATCTCTACTGAAAAATATGAAAGAACGTTCGGGAATGAAAATCATACTCCTCAAAGCCGCAACTCCGGCAGAGGTAGTAAAAGATATTGCTTTCCAAATACGAGGTGAAGTTCCCGAACACCTTTTATTCGTTGCAGGAACAGTAGATGAGAAAAACAAGCCGTTACTTACCGTAATGTTAAGCGATGACCTTGTTTCTGCAGGGCTTAATGCATCGGCTCTCGTTCGTGAAGGAGCAAAATATATACAAGGAGGTGGTGGTGGACAGCCTCATTTTGCTCAAGCCGGAGGGAGAAATCCGGAAGGAATATCCGTAGCCATAGATAAAATTATTGCACTGGCAGAGAAATAA
- a CDS encoding M23 family metallopeptidase: MRKKVFYVYNPNTLSYERVYPSFRKRMATVFRHLLSGIILGGILFSVLNYFVDSPREKMLKRENQQMRSQYKLLSRRLDEALDVMADVRERDANLYRVILQADPISAAVWNAGTDNVSRYQDLMNLSDADLVVATTQKVEQLNRQLYVQTNSINELVKLGQQNEDRINCLPAIQPVSNKDLKRTASGYGLRIDPIYKTRKFHEGMDFAADIGTPVYVTGNGTVVETGWKQGYGKTIVINHGYGYKTRYAHLSHISVRNGQKVIRGEEIGLVGNTGKSTGPHLHYEVIYKGKHDNPINYYFFDLSPADYDRMIQIAENQGRVMD; the protein is encoded by the coding sequence ATGAGAAAAAAAGTCTTTTATGTATATAATCCCAATACGTTGAGTTATGAACGGGTGTATCCATCGTTCAGAAAACGTATGGCTACGGTTTTTCGTCATTTGTTGAGCGGAATTATATTGGGAGGAATTTTGTTTTCGGTGTTGAACTATTTTGTGGACTCTCCCCGTGAGAAAATGTTGAAACGGGAGAATCAGCAGATGCGGTCTCAATATAAGTTGCTTTCTCGTCGTTTGGATGAAGCTCTGGATGTTATGGCCGATGTAAGAGAAAGAGATGCGAATCTGTACCGGGTTATTTTGCAAGCAGATCCGATTAGTGCGGCAGTTTGGAATGCCGGAACGGATAATGTGTCCCGTTATCAGGATTTGATGAACCTTTCGGATGCAGATTTGGTTGTTGCTACGACACAGAAGGTTGAACAGCTTAACCGACAGTTATATGTGCAGACTAATTCGATTAATGAATTGGTGAAATTGGGACAGCAGAATGAAGATAGGATAAATTGCTTGCCGGCAATTCAGCCTGTGTCGAACAAAGATTTGAAGCGAACGGCTTCGGGATATGGGCTGCGCATAGACCCTATTTATAAAACCCGTAAATTTCATGAGGGGATGGATTTTGCCGCAGATATCGGAACTCCGGTATATGTTACGGGAAACGGTACGGTTGTCGAGACTGGTTGGAAACAGGGGTATGGAAAAACGATTGTCATCAATCATGGGTATGGATATAAAACCCGTTATGCTCATTTGAGCCATATTTCTGTGCGGAACGGACAAAAGGTTATTCGGGGAGAGGAGATCGGTTTAGTGGGAAATACCGGTAAATCGACAGGCCCTCATCTTCACTATGAAGTAATTTATAAAGGCAAACATGATAATCCGATTAACTATTATTTCTTTGATTTGAGTCCTGCTGACTATGACCGCATGATACAGATTGCCGAAAATCAAGGACGGGTAATGGATTAA
- a CDS encoding MerR family transcriptional regulator, whose translation MDTEKKQKRIYYTIGDVAEYFGVNESTLRYWEDEFDIITPRRSSRGVRFYNQEDIDNVRLVYYLLKEKGLTLAGAKKQLRENRSGVIRSNEIISRLKSVREELCGIRNELAKIDVSGHNESDEADL comes from the coding sequence ATGGATACGGAGAAGAAACAGAAACGGATTTATTATACAATCGGAGATGTCGCTGAATATTTCGGGGTAAACGAATCTACTCTCCGGTATTGGGAAGACGAGTTTGATATTATTACACCTCGTCGTTCTTCAAGGGGTGTACGTTTTTATAATCAGGAAGATATTGATAATGTCCGGTTAGTCTATTATCTATTGAAGGAGAAAGGCCTGACCCTTGCCGGCGCAAAGAAACAGTTAAGAGAAAACCGATCTGGGGTTATCCGGAGTAATGAGATCATATCACGTTTAAAGAGTGTTCGTGAAGAGCTTTGCGGAATACGGAATGAGTTGGCAAAAATCGATGTTTCCGGTCACAATGAATCGGATGAGGCTGATTTGTGA
- the purB gene encoding adenylosuccinate lyase: protein MELTTLTAISPIDGRYRGKTAPLSEYFSEFALIRYRVRVEIEYFIALCELPLPQLANINSDIFPKLRAIYNDFTVTDAERIKAIESVTNHDVKAVEYFIKEKFDALGGLEAYKEFIHFGLTSQDINNTSVPLSIKEALEHVYYPMLEQMIGMAKEYAEAWKDIPMLAKTHGQPASPTRLGKEMMVFVYRLEQQLNALKQIPISGKFGGATGNFNAHHLAYPEYDWKIFGARFLKEKLGIEREAWTTQISNYDNLAALFDGMRRINTILIDLDRDFWQYISMEYFKQKIKEGEVGSSAMPHKVNPIDFENSEGNLGIANAILEHLASKLPISRLQRDLTDSTVLRNIGVPLSHMLIALQSTMKGLGKLLLNEKAIYNDLDNMWSVVAEGIQTVLRREGYPKPYEALKALTRTNGIINEEAIHAFIDTLNVSDNIKAELKTITPHSYTGM from the coding sequence ATGGAACTGACAACCCTTACTGCAATCTCGCCCATCGACGGGCGTTATCGGGGTAAAACCGCCCCACTTTCCGAATATTTTTCAGAATTTGCCCTTATCCGTTACAGGGTACGTGTAGAAATCGAATATTTCATTGCTCTATGTGAGCTCCCTCTACCGCAGCTGGCAAATATAAACTCTGATATTTTTCCGAAATTAAGAGCGATATACAATGATTTTACAGTAACCGATGCCGAACGAATCAAAGCAATCGAATCGGTCACAAATCATGATGTAAAAGCCGTAGAATATTTTATCAAAGAAAAGTTCGATGCGTTAGGAGGGCTTGAAGCATACAAAGAATTCATACATTTCGGACTGACATCTCAAGACATCAATAACACTTCTGTTCCTCTATCTATAAAAGAAGCTCTGGAACATGTTTATTATCCGATGCTCGAACAAATGATCGGTATGGCAAAAGAGTATGCCGAAGCATGGAAAGATATTCCTATGCTGGCAAAAACTCACGGACAACCGGCATCCCCCACTCGTCTGGGAAAAGAAATGATGGTCTTCGTTTACCGCCTCGAACAACAGCTGAACGCCTTAAAACAGATTCCTATCAGCGGAAAATTCGGAGGGGCCACCGGCAACTTCAACGCCCACCATCTGGCTTATCCGGAATATGATTGGAAAATTTTCGGAGCTCGATTCCTTAAAGAAAAGTTAGGCATCGAACGTGAAGCATGGACTACCCAGATATCCAATTACGACAATTTAGCCGCTTTATTTGACGGAATGCGTCGAATAAACACTATTCTGATCGACCTTGACCGGGATTTCTGGCAATATATTTCTATGGAATATTTCAAACAGAAGATCAAGGAGGGAGAAGTCGGCTCTTCTGCCATGCCGCATAAAGTCAATCCGATCGATTTCGAAAACTCTGAAGGAAATCTCGGAATAGCAAATGCCATACTCGAACATCTTGCTTCAAAATTACCGATCTCACGATTGCAAAGAGACTTGACCGATTCTACCGTACTACGGAATATCGGTGTACCCCTCTCCCACATGCTCATCGCACTGCAAAGCACGATGAAAGGGCTCGGGAAACTGCTTCTTAATGAAAAAGCAATTTACAACGATCTCGACAACATGTGGAGTGTCGTAGCAGAAGGTATTCAAACAGTTCTTCGCCGCGAGGGGTATCCTAAACCTTATGAAGCATTAAAGGCTTTGACCCGCACCAACGGTATCATAAATGAAGAAGCTATACATGCGTTTATCGATACTTTGAATGTTTCGGACAATATCAAGGCCGAATTGAAAACCATCACACCACACTCCTATACAGGGATGTAA
- a CDS encoding glycosyl hydrolase family 95 catalytic domain-containing protein gives MVDYTKGLSVWFDTPNDLSGKEIWTVSNGNSGSNPDFAWEQRSFPIGNGSFGGNILGSVKTERITLNEKSLWKGGPSVSGGARYYWDANKEGYKVLDQIRHSFIQFSGINSVATELTRNNFNGKCGYEPDSEESFRFGSFTTMGEFHIDTGIAESEISDYRRILSLDSALVVVQFNAGGDCFYRKFFSSYPDSIMIYRFECTRPGRQILTFRYVANPQASGSVEADGTTGIVYNGRLDSNGMQFVIRVRAVAESGTVTVENGAIKVIGADNVTFYVAGDTDYKMNYNPDFNDDRAYVGVDPVMTTQNNLDFALAKGYDAVYNAHRADYSALFDRVKIDLNESKLVSDIPTDMRLSNYRNGISDHYLEELYFQFGRYLLIASSRAGNLPANLQGLWHNNVEGPWRVDYHNNINLQMNYWPACPANLSECQTPLIEYIRTLVKPGERTAKAYYGPDTRGWTTSVSSNIFGFTSPLSSRDMSWNFSFVAGPWLATHVWEYYDYTRDEDFLRTTGYELIKGSAEFAVDHLWHKPDGSYAAAPSTSPEHGPVDQGATFAHAVVREILLDAIEASKILDVDASEREEWQEVLNKLMPYEIGRYGQLMEWSADIDDPKDKHRHVNHLFGLHPGRTISPITTPELSTASRIVLEKRGDGATGWSMGWKLNQWARLHDGNHAYLLFQNLLKNGTADNLWDMHPPFQIDGNFGGTAGIIEMLMQSHMGFIHLLPALPDKWASGDVIGLCARGNFEVDIHWEKGELVKAVIRSGSGGMCSIRYKDSMVNFDTKAGKSYSLIYDNSLFRILEN, from the coding sequence ATGGTCGATTATACTAAAGGTTTATCTGTTTGGTTCGATACTCCGAATGATCTTTCGGGGAAAGAAATTTGGACTGTGAGTAACGGGAACTCTGGCTCTAATCCCGATTTTGCGTGGGAACAGCGATCTTTTCCGATAGGGAATGGCAGTTTCGGAGGAAATATTTTGGGATCGGTTAAGACAGAACGTATAACACTGAATGAGAAATCTTTATGGAAAGGCGGACCTAGTGTCTCGGGAGGTGCACGATATTATTGGGATGCCAATAAGGAGGGGTATAAAGTTTTGGATCAGATACGGCATTCTTTTATTCAGTTTTCAGGAATTAATTCCGTTGCTACGGAGTTGACCCGGAATAATTTTAATGGAAAATGCGGGTATGAACCGGATAGTGAGGAGTCTTTTCGTTTCGGGAGTTTTACTACTATGGGTGAGTTTCATATCGATACGGGAATAGCAGAGTCCGAAATATCCGATTATCGTCGGATACTCTCTCTCGATTCAGCTTTGGTGGTCGTACAGTTCAATGCAGGAGGGGATTGTTTTTACCGTAAGTTTTTCAGTTCATATCCTGACAGTATAATGATATATCGATTTGAATGTACAAGACCGGGGCGACAAATTCTGACTTTCCGGTATGTGGCGAATCCTCAGGCTTCCGGATCGGTTGAAGCAGACGGAACTACCGGTATTGTTTATAACGGTCGTCTCGACAGTAACGGTATGCAGTTTGTCATTCGGGTAAGAGCGGTAGCGGAAAGTGGTACGGTGACAGTGGAAAATGGCGCGATTAAGGTAATCGGGGCTGATAATGTAACATTCTATGTGGCGGGAGATACCGATTATAAAATGAATTATAACCCGGATTTTAACGATGACCGAGCTTATGTAGGAGTCGATCCCGTTATGACGACACAGAATAATCTTGATTTTGCATTGGCAAAAGGGTATGATGCGGTTTATAATGCCCATCGGGCAGATTACTCCGCTCTTTTTGATCGAGTGAAGATAGACTTGAATGAGAGTAAACTTGTTTCCGATATTCCTACCGACATGCGGCTGTCGAATTATCGGAATGGCATTTCGGATCATTATTTGGAAGAACTTTATTTTCAATTCGGTCGTTATTTGCTTATCGCGTCTTCTCGTGCGGGTAATCTCCCGGCAAATTTACAAGGACTTTGGCATAATAATGTAGAAGGTCCTTGGCGAGTAGATTATCACAATAATATTAATTTGCAGATGAACTATTGGCCGGCTTGTCCGGCTAACTTGAGCGAATGTCAAACTCCGTTGATCGAGTATATTCGTACATTGGTAAAACCGGGAGAACGTACGGCAAAAGCTTATTATGGTCCGGACACTCGAGGCTGGACTACATCTGTTTCATCGAATATATTCGGCTTCACTTCTCCATTGAGCAGTCGGGACATGTCATGGAATTTCAGCTTTGTAGCAGGGCCTTGGCTGGCGACTCATGTATGGGAGTATTATGATTATACTCGGGATGAGGATTTTTTGCGAACTACGGGGTATGAGCTGATTAAAGGCAGTGCAGAATTTGCAGTGGACCATTTATGGCATAAACCTGACGGGAGTTATGCAGCAGCGCCATCAACGTCTCCTGAACATGGACCTGTCGATCAGGGTGCTACTTTTGCTCATGCTGTTGTGAGAGAGATTCTTTTGGATGCTATCGAGGCGAGCAAGATTCTTGATGTCGATGCTTCGGAGAGAGAAGAGTGGCAAGAGGTTCTTAATAAACTGATGCCTTATGAGATCGGTCGTTACGGACAACTGATGGAGTGGTCTGCAGATATAGATGATCCTAAGGATAAACACCGTCATGTAAATCACCTGTTCGGACTACATCCGGGACGCACTATCTCTCCGATTACGACTCCGGAGCTTTCCACGGCATCGAGAATCGTATTGGAAAAACGAGGTGACGGTGCTACCGGCTGGAGTATGGGATGGAAGTTAAATCAATGGGCTCGTCTGCATGACGGTAACCATGCATATCTTTTATTTCAGAATCTTTTGAAAAACGGCACGGCCGATAATTTGTGGGATATGCATCCGCCTTTTCAGATCGATGGTAATTTCGGAGGGACTGCCGGAATAATAGAGATGTTGATGCAGAGCCACATGGGATTTATTCATTTGTTGCCGGCGCTTCCGGATAAATGGGCTTCTGGGGATGTCATAGGGTTATGCGCAAGAGGAAATTTTGAGGTTGATATTCATTGGGAAAAAGGAGAGCTTGTTAAGGCTGTTATTCGGTCTGGATCAGGGGGAATGTGTAGCATTCGTTATAAAGATTCTATGGTGAATTTCGATACAAAAGCCGGCAAAAGTTATTCTTTAATTTATGATAATTCGTTATTCCGAATTTTGGAAAATTAG
- the phoU gene encoding phosphate signaling complex protein PhoU gives MMRYIEKELENLKDEVLEMWTLVYSQLNRAGEALLSLDKDLAREVIYREKRVNAFELKIDSDCEDIIGLYTPVAVDLRFVLAMLKINTNLERIADFCEGMSRFVIDYPQISVDAELLDKTNLREMLDTIKKMMEKGKEALTEESSSIAVGIFDMDNRVDEINRQATHIVARYIQDKPDRADECLHLIGIIRKMERIGDHCNNMAEEIIFYLDAKVLKHSTKK, from the coding sequence ATAATGAGATATATAGAGAAAGAACTGGAAAATTTGAAAGATGAAGTCCTTGAAATGTGGACTTTGGTTTATTCGCAGTTGAATCGGGCAGGAGAGGCGTTGCTATCTTTAGATAAAGACCTTGCACGAGAGGTGATTTACCGGGAAAAAAGAGTGAACGCTTTTGAGTTGAAAATAGATAGTGATTGTGAGGATATTATCGGTTTGTATACTCCTGTTGCTGTAGATTTGAGATTTGTATTGGCGATGCTTAAAATCAATACTAACCTGGAACGTATCGCTGATTTTTGTGAGGGAATGTCTCGATTTGTTATCGATTATCCGCAAATCAGCGTAGATGCGGAATTATTGGATAAAACCAATTTGCGTGAGATGCTGGATACGATTAAGAAAATGATGGAAAAAGGAAAAGAAGCTCTTACGGAGGAATCTTCTTCTATTGCCGTAGGAATTTTCGATATGGATAACAGGGTCGATGAGATTAATCGTCAGGCTACTCATATTGTCGCTCGCTATATACAAGATAAACCCGACCGGGCAGATGAGTGTCTTCATTTGATAGGAATTATCCGGAAAATGGAACGTATAGGCGATCACTGCAATAATATGGCGGAAGAGATAATTTTTTATTTGGACGCTAAAGTCTTGAAGCATTCTACTAAAAAATAG
- the creD gene encoding cell envelope integrity protein CreD, translating into MEQTELTPIQEEVKKRNNKSNALTIKIILIALLIIALIIPITMVQNMITERNRTANEASAEVQQKWSKPQNITGPMLVIPYKEYIEQENKTRQAEIRYLYILPEELHISGNLETEDLKRGLYDIVVYRSSLKLTGSFDIAYLQQKKITGQEFLLNEAKLIVGISDLRGITEQVEGKWKNETLSFNSGVDNLLIFSGVSCSVSLSDRDEDVPFNIDLRIKGSESVMFTPLGETTLVSLKSNCSTPSFTGAFLPESRQVSENGFSATWKILNLNRNYPQVFTAEKWNIDLNDSSFGVNLLLPVDQYQKSIRSIKYAFLIIILTFVICFFAEVLQKKNIHPFQYLLIGLALCLFYTLLVSISEHLNFSLSYAIATIMTIGLLTFYLSGILKIKKTAITIGGMLLLLYIYIFILIQMEIYALLVGSIGLFIILAIIMYCSLKINWNTPINKR; encoded by the coding sequence ATGGAACAGACCGAATTGACTCCGATTCAGGAAGAAGTAAAAAAGAGAAACAACAAAAGCAATGCTCTGACAATCAAGATTATTCTAATCGCTTTACTAATTATCGCCTTGATCATACCGATTACGATGGTACAGAACATGATCACGGAAAGGAATAGAACGGCAAATGAAGCATCTGCAGAAGTACAGCAAAAATGGAGTAAACCTCAAAACATAACCGGCCCGATGTTAGTAATTCCTTATAAAGAATATATCGAGCAAGAAAATAAAACGAGACAAGCCGAAATACGGTATTTATATATCTTACCGGAAGAGCTGCATATTTCAGGAAATTTAGAAACAGAAGACCTGAAAAGAGGATTATACGATATTGTCGTTTATCGTTCATCTCTCAAACTTACCGGCTCATTCGATATTGCATACTTACAGCAAAAAAAGATCACCGGACAAGAATTTCTCTTAAATGAAGCAAAACTGATAGTAGGTATCTCAGATTTACGCGGCATCACTGAACAAGTAGAAGGAAAATGGAAAAACGAGACTTTGTCTTTTAATTCCGGAGTAGATAATCTTCTTATCTTTTCAGGGGTATCTTGCTCCGTATCATTATCAGATAGGGACGAAGATGTACCGTTCAATATAGATCTCCGGATAAAAGGTTCTGAATCGGTGATGTTCACCCCATTGGGAGAAACGACACTCGTCTCCCTAAAATCAAACTGCTCGACACCCAGCTTTACCGGAGCATTTCTTCCTGAGAGCAGACAAGTTTCCGAAAACGGATTTTCAGCAACTTGGAAAATCTTGAATCTGAACCGGAACTATCCGCAAGTCTTCACCGCCGAAAAATGGAATATAGACTTAAATGATTCGTCTTTCGGAGTAAATCTTCTCCTACCCGTCGATCAATACCAAAAATCAATACGTTCTATAAAATATGCATTCCTAATCATCATTCTCACTTTCGTAATCTGCTTTTTTGCCGAGGTTTTACAGAAGAAAAATATCCACCCGTTCCAGTACCTGTTAATCGGTCTGGCGTTATGCCTGTTTTATACTCTTTTAGTATCCATCTCCGAACATCTTAACTTCTCCCTTTCCTATGCAATAGCGACAATAATGACAATCGGGTTGCTCACATTCTACCTAAGCGGAATATTAAAAATCAAAAAAACAGCGATAACAATAGGAGGGATGTTACTATTATTATACATCTATATATTTATTCTCATCCAAATGGAGATCTATGCACTATTAGTCGGAAGTATAGGATTATTTATCATACTGGCGATCATCATGTATTGTTCTCTGAAAATAAACTGGAATACTCCTATAAATAAAAGATAA
- a CDS encoding winged helix-turn-helix domain-containing protein, translating into MKPNLEHINKAFESKARLGIMSILMVNDSVDFTTIKNLLDLTDGNLASHSRNLEELGYIKSNKQFIGRKPNTRFSITAEGREAFISHIRALEDFLKSQNL; encoded by the coding sequence ATGAAGCCTAATCTCGAACATATCAATAAAGCCTTTGAAAGCAAAGCCCGATTAGGGATTATGTCGATCTTAATGGTAAATGATTCCGTTGATTTTACCACCATCAAGAATTTGCTCGATCTGACCGATGGTAATTTGGCAAGTCACTCCCGAAATTTAGAAGAACTCGGATACATAAAAAGCAATAAACAATTCATAGGGCGCAAACCCAATACCAGATTTTCCATTACTGCCGAAGGACGGGAAGCTTTCATTTCCCACATTCGGGCTTTAGAAGATTTTTTAAAAAGTCAAAACCTATAA